From the genome of Salvia splendens isolate huo1 chromosome 7, SspV2, whole genome shotgun sequence:
GTTCTATATTATTAGATGATTATCAAAGCCATGTACTCAGTAATTACAACTTCttaaccttttttttatttaaaaagaaacttTAGTGATCAATAAGAAGAAGGGGGCTACATGTATATATGGTCTACTCAAAATTAAACCATGCAAATATATACTTGCAAGAACATATTTAGGAAACAttgtttaaaataatttatattggTGAAATATATTTATGTGTGAAAGAGATAATAGGCATTAGCCAAACAAATTGATGCTGTGTAGCTTTCGCATATGGGTTTGTTTGCTCTGATTTAGAATTGTGGTGAATGTATTTGTGCCCTAAAAAGGATATAGTCCAACATTTTCCTAATTTACTGTCCAACAAATCGCTCTTTTATGTCAAAACTGCATCTGCCATTTGCCCTAAATTCTTAATCAAATTTCTCATTTTGTGATTACTTCCTAAATGCCAGATCACACACTTATCATCTACTTACATAAATAACATGTATTCATTAAATAGATAATTATAACTAttgcaaaacaacaaaaaaaccaTAAATGTAATGCGATACAATTTTGAGTTTGctttcgtttttattttatagtcAAAATGTAAATGCAACTTTGCTTTCTAAATTATCCCACAAACgttatgaaattaatttaaatttgttttcgatctcattaatttaattaaaggaTTGTTTATTGCGGATTGAgatgttgttttatttaatgtgttggtgaaaaaaataataaataaatagagaaCGTGTTTAGGCTACTTCAAATTTCCAAATTAGGGCGATTCAGATTCCACTTTATTAATCGAAGCAATTTGATTGTTTTTCGGATTCATTCGATTTAGGGTGGAACCACTGGAATGTTGTGtctaatctgacacgaatctgcacgaaattattgggttggggtcaagtcttattggatccgtgtccttatcgggttaacccattaagaacccgataatttcgggttgggttcgggtcgtatgcgggtcggatacgggtaacccattaagaaataatattattatttttattattatttaaaaatatatatattactttaattttttaatttcttataaattaggtttaaatagtataaaacgaattttaattgtgtaaattaggttaaaatttaaggtttaatcgtgtaatattaggttttaatcgtgtaatatcaggttcgggttgttatcgtatcgtgtcaacccatataatatcgtgtcgataacaggttcgtgtcgggtgcgggtcgtgttcggatttgaaggtagcaggtcgggttcgtgttcggatttacagtttccttaacatgtcgggttcaggttagaccTTATTggattgggtcattatcaggttgacccgataacgacccaatccgcacgatttgtctaccctacttttattgATCTAAGGCAATTGGGGGAATTCTGTTAATTAATCTATATTAATGGTGGTAGAGATTTAGAGTTCGGGAATATTTTAGACTAATGATATATAGTTTGGGCTGTATTAATTACATTAGCTGAATTTGGTAATATGGGCCACGGGCGACGGCCTATTACATGCGAAACCAATCCCACTCCTTTCTCACTCACAAAATATGAATAAACATGATGAGTTAGAGTTTGTTTTTGTGTTAAATCTTATAAACTATACACTAATTCTCTCAGATGCTAAATAAATGTCAAAATATTGTTATTGTAATGAATCTTTTCAATGTAGCAAAATCATATTTGCAAATAATGAGAAAAATGTTAGAACGATTTTGCTCACTGAAGTTTATCAATTATATAGTGTATGATATGGATGTTGAAGGTTTGAGATGGGCTGATAGGGTTCATATTTTCGTTGGAGTATTATATAAGAACTTTATTCATGTTTATCTGGTAGATTATTGGCATTTTATTAGGAGTCTTATTATGATTTAtctttaggatttgattttgttATGAATTTTGACTATTTAATTCCCTCGAGGGTTGAGAGGGAATGGGTCCAAACAAGTAGTACTCACCTTGTTGCGAGGTAGATGTCATACTTGTATATATAATGGCATGGAATTTTAGAAGATActattattttgtgtgttaaatggagtatattaaatagtactccactTATTGAGTCAGACTACGAATCCAAGGAGATCTGAATTGGCCTCATCTTAAGAGGCTTGTCTAAATAAAtcagaaaattttaattaaagtttttaagaaatattaatcAATAACACTATCGTGATTAATATTGAATTACCATTCCAATTCAGATTACATAATATTTAGTCAAAGTTCTGATGAAGTCAACATAGATTTCCATTTATGCATGCCATGCTTCAATTTTAACGAGTCATTTTCTATATTTGATCCAGAGAAGATACTTTCAGCAGTGAAGTTTATCCAGACTCTTCTATGTAATAGTACGAGAGACCAACTATATATTAATCGGTGACTTAGTTTCTTATATTGAAAAGAACATGTTTATTAATGTTACTAACAAAACTATTATGTAGTGATCATTTcagaagaaaaagaatataatAGAAATGTAATGACCGAATTATATAGTACGCTAAAAAAATTTCTTGTCATCCAACATTAAAATCTTGTCTCTCTCACTTATTTGAAAGTTGTTACATCCCGTGACATGTAGTACCAAGAGTATAAGGGTTTGGAATTTTGGATCTTGGTCGCAATTGAACAATTGGTATTACAAGAAGTGAAATTTTAATACAAATGGAAATAACAAATCAATGAATCACAAATACAAAATGATTACAACTTACTGCATTTACAGTCAACTTTATTTGCAGAAAAAATGAACAATGAACGAATGTGTTAGGAAGCCCTCCGAATAAACCTCATTAAAAAAGAGGCAATGAAGGACTCGTTGCTCCTCacaaagaattaaattaaagaattcaaattattaattttaccAGCACCATTAATCTTTTCAAATTACCCAAGATTAATTATAGTTCAATTTAAGTCCAGTGCCGGTATTATTCTGTCTCTTActttcctcctcttcctccaatTCGATCAAGTTCTCGATCACCACATCCGTTGCCTGAGCAAAAAAATCCGGCCAATCCCTGCACATATATAAACaccaaaatatatataaattttgtcCAATTAATGTGCAATTGACGATCCTAACAATATAAAATATTGGAGTGCACTTACCCTCTTAAGGTGTCAAAAGTTAATCCGACAGTGTTTTTGGCCTCCTCGAGGGCGGCGCGGAAGCGCATTATTTCCTCGGACGGGCGGGAGCCGTCGTCCTTGACGCGGAGCTCGGAGGGCTTGACGTCGCAGAAGACCGGGATGATCCTCTTCCCGAGCTGGGTCATGAGGCTGAGCTCGTGGGGGCAGAAATAGGAATCGCAGTACATGGGCGAGAAGACGGCGATCCCGACCTTGCATTCCCTGATGGCGGCGTCGATGTGGTCGAAAAGGCGGTCCCCGGCCTTCATGTTCTTGCTGTCCAGGAAGGGGCGGAGGCCAATGCTGCGGAGGTGGTGGTACAGCAGCCCCGCCACGTTGCGCTTCGTGTCCACGCCGCGGTGGTTGATGAACACGTCGCACGGTGGGGCCCGCTGCTGGCGGAGGATCCGGTGGCGGCTGTGGTGGCCGATGCTGCTGATTAAGGCGGAGGCTGGACGTTGCATGTTCGGAAAATGGGGTTTTGTAGTTtagctgtttttttttttgtttttgaaatgAAAAGGGATATGAGATGCAGTGAATTAATTGTGGGGTCTTAATTACTAGGATTGGTGAGGTTTATATAGATAGGGGGTGACAAGATGGGTGGCATTGATTTGTATGGGTGGTTTGATTTTGAATGGGAGAAAAATGTCTACTAATCTGAATATTGGACTGTTTGATCGAAAAATACTAGTGGGTTCGAGATTTTGACAAGAGGAAAAAAAGAGTAAAAGGGTTGAACGAATTGACTCTTTTAGGCTGGTCTTTATGGTTTAGCTTTACCAAGGGTGTGTAATCCTTCAAATAC
Proteins encoded in this window:
- the LOC121810725 gene encoding TIR-only protein-like yields the protein MQRPASALISSIGHHSRHRILRQQRAPPCDVFINHRGVDTKRNVAGLLYHHLRSIGLRPFLDSKNMKAGDRLFDHIDAAIRECKVGIAVFSPMYCDSYFCPHELSLMTQLGKRIIPVFCDVKPSELRVKDDGSRPSEEIMRFRAALEEAKNTVGLTFDTLRGDWPDFFAQATDVVIENLIELEEEEESKRQNNTGTGLKLNYN